Proteins encoded together in one Mycobacterium noviomagense window:
- the hepT gene encoding type VII toxin-antitoxin system HepT family RNase toxin has product MVDEARVLRLLRGITDDLEFLRRESAAELARRADPIWLRGVKYTFITAIEACIDIAQHICSAQGWGPPADNGDAMRLLGSHTVLTADLADAMRKAVGFRNVLVHEYITVSDDIVTARLENLGDIERFVESIAAFVAEPTKP; this is encoded by the coding sequence GTGGTCGATGAGGCTCGTGTCCTCCGACTGCTGCGTGGTATCACCGACGACCTGGAGTTTCTGCGTCGGGAATCCGCGGCCGAGCTGGCCCGCCGCGCCGACCCGATCTGGCTGCGGGGCGTCAAGTACACGTTCATCACGGCAATCGAAGCCTGCATCGACATCGCGCAGCATATTTGCTCGGCGCAAGGTTGGGGACCTCCAGCCGACAACGGCGATGCGATGCGGCTGCTGGGGAGTCACACAGTACTTACCGCCGATCTAGCCGATGCGATGCGCAAGGCCGTTGGATTTCGCAATGTCCTTGTACACGAGTACATCACGGTTTCGGACGACATCGTCACCGCCCGGCTCGAAAACCTCGGGGATATCGAACGATTCGTTGAGTCCATAGCAGCATTTGTTGCCGAGCCCACCAAACCCTAG
- a CDS encoding nucleotidyltransferase domain-containing protein, translated as MTEVAARTAEAIEALRNHGALFAYLHGSRATHTARETSDIDIAAYFGGRRPQGFDILLPPGVDLLVLDDAPLELAGRVALFGSLLFETDLRARVVWEATTRKIYLDELPRINRAHREFAEAVRRGR; from the coding sequence ATGACAGAGGTCGCCGCACGAACCGCCGAAGCCATCGAGGCATTGCGGAATCATGGAGCCTTGTTCGCATACTTGCACGGCAGTCGAGCCACACATACTGCGCGCGAAACGTCCGATATCGATATCGCCGCGTACTTCGGCGGACGACGGCCGCAGGGATTCGACATTCTGTTACCGCCGGGCGTTGACTTGCTTGTGCTAGATGACGCTCCCCTCGAACTTGCCGGTCGAGTTGCCTTATTCGGGTCGCTGCTCTTCGAAACAGATCTCCGTGCCAGGGTGGTGTGGGAAGCGACGACACGCAAGATCTACCTCGACGAACTGCCACGAATTAACCGGGCTCACCGGGAATTCGCGGAAGCGGTGCGCCGTGGTCGATGA
- a CDS encoding ABC transporter ATP-binding protein: MPAADPRSGGAVVNVDAVFEFSDVVVERKGVRALDRFTAAIPGQGVTVVFGPSGSGKSTLLRLCNRLEVPTSGRVLFRSNDIAGIDPLWLRRQVGMCFQRPTPFPGTVADNLRAADPNASDAQITETLTRVALTGSWLDRDATALSGGEAQRMCLARTLTAQPQVLLLDEPTSAVDAAAARVIEQAVRDLADEGIPALWVTHDSAQTERIADRVVHIDKGRCTGIQPAASKPEDGEVMR, encoded by the coding sequence ATGCCGGCTGCAGATCCCAGGTCAGGAGGCGCAGTGGTGAATGTGGACGCGGTATTCGAGTTCTCCGACGTCGTGGTGGAGCGCAAAGGGGTGCGCGCACTGGACCGATTCACCGCGGCTATCCCAGGGCAGGGCGTGACGGTGGTGTTCGGCCCATCAGGTTCGGGCAAGTCGACATTGCTGCGACTGTGCAATCGACTGGAGGTGCCGACCAGCGGCCGAGTCCTCTTCCGCAGCAACGATATTGCCGGAATAGACCCGCTGTGGTTACGACGCCAGGTCGGGATGTGTTTCCAGCGTCCAACCCCGTTTCCCGGCACCGTCGCCGACAACCTACGGGCCGCCGACCCGAACGCGTCCGATGCTCAGATAACCGAAACGTTGACGCGGGTAGCGCTGACCGGATCATGGCTGGACCGCGACGCGACCGCGCTGTCCGGCGGTGAGGCGCAACGGATGTGCCTGGCCCGCACACTCACCGCCCAACCGCAGGTGCTGCTGCTCGACGAACCCACCTCTGCGGTCGACGCCGCCGCCGCGAGGGTGATCGAACAGGCGGTACGTGACCTTGCCGACGAGGGAATTCCGGCCCTGTGGGTCACCCACGACTCGGCACAGACCGAGCGCATTGCCGACAGAGTCGTCCATATCGACAAAGGCCGCTGCACAGGCATCCAACCGGCGGCGTCCAAGCCGGAAGACGGGGAGGTGATGCGGTGA
- a CDS encoding ABC transporter permease — protein MNGQVGWVGLATSLALVGFAAAISLWQRLGLERQVVWAAIRALVQLLLVGSALALLFEPGRSLWWSWAWTAGMVAYAGDVARRRAPEVPRLAPLAIIAFATAAVVTLGVIFGLRVFPLQPRTLVPIAGMMIGNSMTATVLVARRLVDELRDKRDEVEARLALGQPYRQAAAPYLRTALRSAVSPQIETTKATGLVFLPGAMTGLILAGVSPVQAVLVQAVVMFLILGSVAVTTVVVALGLVRRVFTRDHRLLPLARRPETRDRRRTTAKA, from the coding sequence GTGAACGGTCAAGTCGGATGGGTTGGTCTGGCGACGTCGTTGGCGTTAGTCGGATTCGCGGCGGCCATCTCGCTGTGGCAGCGCCTCGGGCTGGAGCGCCAGGTGGTGTGGGCGGCCATCCGCGCGCTGGTCCAGTTGCTGCTCGTGGGCAGCGCGTTAGCGCTGCTGTTCGAGCCGGGTCGCTCGCTGTGGTGGTCGTGGGCGTGGACGGCGGGCATGGTCGCCTACGCGGGGGACGTCGCACGCAGGCGGGCCCCAGAAGTGCCGCGGCTGGCGCCGCTGGCCATCATCGCGTTCGCCACTGCGGCGGTGGTGACGCTTGGAGTGATATTCGGGCTGCGGGTGTTCCCACTGCAGCCCCGCACGCTGGTGCCGATCGCCGGGATGATGATCGGCAACTCGATGACAGCCACCGTCTTGGTGGCTCGCCGTCTGGTCGACGAACTTCGCGACAAACGCGACGAGGTCGAAGCGCGGCTGGCCCTCGGTCAGCCCTACCGTCAGGCGGCCGCCCCCTACCTGCGAACGGCGTTGCGGTCGGCCGTCTCTCCGCAGATCGAAACCACCAAAGCCACCGGGCTGGTGTTCTTGCCAGGCGCGATGACCGGGCTCATCCTTGCGGGGGTTTCGCCGGTGCAGGCTGTGCTCGTGCAGGCGGTAGTGATGTTTTTGATCTTGGGCTCGGTCGCGGTGACCACGGTCGTGGTTGCGCTCGGCCTGGTGCGTCGCGTGTTCACCCGCGACCATCGGCTGCTGCCACTGGCCCGTCGTCCGGAAACTCGGGATCGCCGGCGCACAACAGCCAAAGCCTGA
- a CDS encoding VWA domain-containing protein yields MTLPLLGPLTLSGFQDAWFFLFLLVVPLLVALYVAGRLIRRRRVLRFANMELLESVAPRRPSRLRHVPTALLATSLVLLTTAMAGPTHDIRVPLNRAVVMLVIDVSESMAATDVAPSRLAAAQVAGKQFTDELTPGINLGLVEFAATATLLVAPTTDRGAVKAAIDGLRPAPRTATGEGIFTALQAIATVGAVMGGGPGPPPARIVLESDGAENVPMNPNDPQGAFTAARAAKAQGVQISTISFGTPNGTVVYEGATLPVPVDDQTLQQICRITGGQAFHADSLDALENVYSTLQQQIGFQTVRGDASAGWILLGAVVMAGAVLAGLLLNRRIPA; encoded by the coding sequence ATGACGCTGCCGCTATTGGGTCCGCTGACACTGTCGGGCTTCCAAGACGCCTGGTTCTTCTTGTTCCTGCTCGTTGTGCCGTTACTCGTCGCGCTTTATGTCGCAGGACGTTTGATCCGTCGTCGGCGGGTTTTGCGATTTGCCAACATGGAGCTGTTGGAGAGCGTCGCGCCCCGCCGTCCGAGTCGCTTGCGCCATGTGCCGACCGCGCTGCTGGCCACATCGTTGGTGCTGTTGACGACGGCGATGGCGGGGCCCACTCACGACATCCGGGTTCCGCTCAACCGTGCCGTGGTGATGTTGGTCATCGATGTTTCCGAATCGATGGCTGCCACCGATGTCGCGCCGAGTCGGCTGGCCGCCGCACAGGTCGCGGGTAAGCAATTCACTGACGAGTTGACGCCGGGCATCAATCTCGGCTTGGTGGAGTTCGCAGCCACTGCAACGCTGTTGGTTGCTCCGACAACTGACCGCGGCGCGGTGAAGGCGGCGATCGACGGCCTGCGGCCAGCGCCGAGAACCGCTACTGGAGAAGGTATTTTCACCGCGCTGCAGGCGATCGCCACGGTCGGCGCGGTAATGGGCGGCGGCCCCGGCCCACCGCCCGCGCGCATCGTCCTGGAATCCGACGGCGCCGAAAACGTACCGATGAACCCCAACGACCCGCAGGGCGCCTTCACTGCCGCCCGAGCGGCGAAAGCGCAAGGCGTGCAGATCTCCACGATTTCCTTCGGCACACCCAACGGCACCGTTGTCTACGAGGGCGCCACCTTGCCGGTTCCCGTGGACGACCAAACCCTGCAGCAGATCTGTCGGATCACAGGCGGTCAAGCGTTCCACGCGGACAGCCTGGACGCGCTTGAGAACGTCTACTCGACGCTGCAGCAGCAGATCGGCTTTCAAACCGTGCGTGGCGACGCCAGCGCCGGGTGGATCCTGCTGGGCGCTGTCGTCATGGCCGGCGCGGTCCTGGCGGGGCTGCTGTTGAACCGCAGGATTCCGGCGTGA